The genomic stretch acCAACAAAATCATAGGgttggctttggcatcgccgGTTAGGACATCCCTccatatgatacatgcatatgCTTTTTCCCAATTTAGCCAGTACTCAGTTTTCGTTCAATTGTGATACTTGTTTTTTTTGCTAAGAGCCATAAACACTTATATAAGCTCAATAACTCTCATATGGACACTACTTTTTCTTTGATTCACTCTGACGTTTGGGGCCGAGCACCTGTTTTGGGTAGCCttggatttaagtatttttttgttatttatagatgattgcacgtGTTTAacatgggtatattttttgaaatccaAATCCGATGTTTTTGATAAGTTTACTTTGTTCTACAATATGGTGCACACTCagtataacaaaaaaatcaaaatccttAGGTCCGATAATGGGGGGGGGGAGTTTGTTAACTCAAAAATGCAACAGTTTTTTTTCTGAAAGAgggttagttcatcaaactatCTGTCCACAAACTCCTGAGCAAAATGGAGTCGCTGAGCGGAAAAACAGGAAAATCCTGGAAATGACTAGAGCCCTTCTAATCGACTCACACGTACCTAAAATCTTTTGGCCAGAAGCAGTAGCTACCTCAGTATACCTACTAAATCAGTTACCTACCCATATCCTAAACTTTAAAACCCCTTTCGATGTCTTCTATACACAAAATCAGATCCCACCACCACTTACCCTCAACCCCAAGATTTTTGGGTGCTCTGTTTTTGTCCACACACCAAAACACTACAGAACAAAATTCTCTCCATGTTCCGTTAAGTGTGTCTTCGTAGGTTATGGGAAGGATCAGAAAGGGTATCGGTGCTACGATCCAAAAACCAAACGCCTCTACGTTACCATGAACTGTGATTTGTGGAAAACAAATATTTCTATAACCAAcatagcggtcagggggaggaAAAGGGTCTGAACCCTAAGTTGGTCCCCAAGCCCAAATCAAGACCACACACTTCCTCCAGACGAACCACTCTCCCCGATGCCATTACCAAGCCCTGTGACAGAAGATGGTCCAACAGACGATGCGAGCTGCGGTACTACCGGGTCGTCTTCATCCCATAATCAACCTTGCGAAGTCAGTGAACTAGTCTCACTGTCAGACTCGTCTACGATTCCTGAGGTTAGTAATCCTGAGAATGGTTCCACCTCTCTACTTAATACTAACCATGGGAGACAGGAAAATGAGACAAGCAAAGAGCCAGGAGTGAGTGGCAGAATATTCGAACTACCACCAAGGAGCACAAGGAGTGTACCACCAAAAGATACTCACCTGACTGGAAGGGACgcaaaacaaaatactctatgGAAAACCTCTCGGTTGGACACCTAACTGAGAAGGCTCGAGCTTTTGAAGTAGCCTTGTATGAAGAGGATCTCCCACGATCGGCTGAAGAGGTAATGAAACATCAGCACTGGCGAGAGGCGATGAAAAAGGAGATGGATGCACTTTTCAGGAACAATACTTTGGGAAAATACATTGTAACAGACGGAAAAAAACCAGTAGGGTGTCGATGGGTATTCACCATCAAACGACGGACAGACGGATctatcgagagatacaaggcacgGTTGGTGgcaaaaggatacactcaaACCTATGGGATCTACTATGGGgaaaccttctccccagtggcaaAAATGAATACCGTCAGAACCTTGCTTTCAGTTGCGGCCTGCAAGGATTGGAAGCTGCACCAGTTTGACATGATAAATGCCTTCCTACACGGAGAGTTGAAGAAAGATGAAGAGGTGTACATGGAAGCTCCTCCAGGATACTTGAACGAATTTGGAGAAGGACATGTGTGCAGGCTAAAGAAGACCCTTTACGGACTAAAACAGTCACccagagtatggtttgggagattctcaCAAGCCATGAACAAGTATGGATACTCCCAAAGCCAATCAGACCACACGTtgttcattaaaaaaaaagaggtgACCGGATGGCCTGTCTAATCATCTACGTGGATGATATGATCATAACCggggatgatgaagaagaaatagaggACTTGAAGAAACACTTATTCcaagaattcgagatgaaagatctaggaGCTCTCAAATATTTCTTAGGGATCAAAGTGCTTCGATCCAGAGAAGGGATATTCCTGCGATAGAAGAAATATGTGTTGGATCTCCTCGCAAAAACTAGGCTCCTCGACTGCAAGCCGGCAGACATACCACTTATGGTGAACCATGGCTTGAAGTTTGAAGATGGAGCAAAACTCACCAATCGAGAAGAATACCAGCGTCTGGTCGGCAAGCTAATATATCTCGCCCATACAAGGCCAGTCATATCCTATGTCGTGGGAGTCataagccagttcatgcacaAACCTCAAGAAAATCACATGGATGCAACACTAAGGGTGGTTCGTTATTTGAAGGGGACTGCTGGTTATGGGGTATTGCTAAGGAAGAATGATGATCTTGAAGTGGATGGATACactgatgctgactgggcaagcaaCCCGATAGACCGAAAATCTACGGGAGGATACTTTACCTCCGTTGGAGGGAATTTGGTCACTTGGAAAAGCAAAAAACAGAAGGTAGTAGCATTATCAAGTGCCGAGGCTGAATTCCGAGGAATCAAAAGTGGTCTAACAGAGATTATGTGGCTAAGACGTTTACTCACTGAGATTGGCCTTCCTCCCAAGAGAAGAAGTCAATTATTCTGCGACAACAAGGCTGCTATCAGCGTCTCTGAGAATCCAGTCCTACATGACAGAACAAAGCACGTGGAAATGGACCGTCACTTTAACAAGGAAAAGATCGAAGGAGGGATTATAGAGTTCCCATTTGTCAGATCAGACGAACAACTCGCAGACATTCTTACCAATGCAGTAAATCCTAAGATGTTCAATGAAGTCTTGAGCAAGTTAAGCATCCGAGATgccgttgctcaacttgagggggggTGTCACAAAGACTTACCATAAAAGAAGAACAAAACAAGAAGGCAAGAAATATGTAATTAGTGCATAATTGATACTCAATTAGTATGTGATTGATACACAATTACATTGTCTAGGAATAGATTATTCCCTACCATACATGGATGTAATATGGCCTATATTAAGGCACACCTATTGATGAATCAATACACTAAAAACAATTACAATCTTTCAATAATCTGCGATACATAGACAAACAACCCAGCATAAGTTTCCAAGTAACATCTAAACGAAATCAGAGTGCTATGATAACACtatagttaaaatgacaacatacGCAAGCAATttgtgatatatatatatatatatatatgatacaTAGGCAAACAACTCGTcatatggttccaagcaatcTGCGATAAGAAATCACTGATAATCAAGTAATTTGCGATACATAAGCAAACAACTTGTCACGTGGCGGACTAAGGTTGAATCTACTCTTAAATCTAAGGATCCTCATTAATTTggattgtcattttaattaattttggttGTCATTTTAGTATAACCCTATATGTATATTATAAATTACGAAAATCATGAAGGACACACACATAGAGAGTGCGTTAGTTATAAAAATTCAAACTCGTTATctcaattataatataatttacatcACTAGTAGTAGTAAATAGTAATACCACTCTTAATTTATTGTAGTAGAGTATTATTTGAAAATGTTCTAGTCCAAACGGCAAgtgtttttaattataatttaatttttcttgaCCAACGAAGCCAAAGTTGGCAGGCTAATTTGGCATTTTCTCCTTGAGAAGTCGCGTCTTTTATCTACCCCTCCCTGATTACTTTTTTCCTATAAATTGCTACAACAATTAATCCACCTTCTTATGCCCAGCACCAACTACTTCTCCTCCAAATAAttaaacctctctctctctctctccctctctcaacTCTCCTAGAAAGAGATACACacaaagagaaagagagatggcATCTTCTTGTGGAGTTCTCAACAGCAGTTTCTTGCCTTTGCTCCACTCTGATGATTCCTCCACCTTGTTATCTCGCTCTGCTGCAGCTCTCCCCCTCAAAAAGCATAAGGTTTTTAAGTGATGATATTAATTTATAAGATTAATTGATCCAATCCTTTTGTTTAATAacttatgtttttatttttttccagtTCGCGGTCGTGGCAGCGCTTCAACACGACAACACGAGCGACGTAGTTGCGAGCGGAGATGGCTTGGCGAGGCAGAAAACGAGATCTCTCAATTTCACGGGAGAGAAGCCTCCTACGCCGATTTTGGATACCATCAACTATCCAATTCACATGAAAAACCTGTCCGTCGAGGTAATAATAATTCATTAATTTGAGTACATACGATacgaatttaaaatatattaatgcaaCCACAACCTCGAAAACACGTGATTAACGTTTTTCCTTGGCAGGAGCTGGAGAGACTGGCGGATGAGCTGAGGGAGGAGATAGTGTACTCGGTGTCGAAAACGGGCGGGCATCTGAGCTCAAGCTTAGGCGTGTCGGAGCTCACCGTCGCGCTGCATCACGTGTTCAACACCCCAGATGATAAAATCATCTGGGATGTTGGACACCAGGCGTACCCGCACAAGATCCTCACCGGGAGGAGGTCCAGAATGCACACCATTCGACAAACCTTCGGCCTAGCCGGATTCCCTAAACGCGACGAGAGCGCCCACGACGCCTTCGGAGCCGGCCACAGCTCAACCAGCATCTCTGCTGGTTTAGGCATGGCCGTGGGGAGGGACTTGCTACACAAGGACAACCATGTGATATCAGTCATTGGAGACGGCGCCATGACCGCGGGCCAGGCGTACGAGGCGCTCAACAATGCGGGATTCCTCGATTCGAACCTCATCATAGTCTTGAATGACAACAAGCAGGTCTCCCTGCCCACGGCCACGATCGACGGCCCTGCTCCCCCCGTCGGGGCCCTCAGCAAAGCCCTCACCCGTCTTCAAGCCAGCAGGAAGTTCCGCCAGCTCCGTGAAGCAGCAAAGGTAGATTGATCAGTGTAAATTCAGTATCATTCCAGATATAAAGTAACTAATAAACATGGAAATGGAACAGGGCATGACGAAGCAGATGGGAGAGCAGGCACATGAGATTGCATCAAAGGTGGACACCTACATGAAGGGGATGATGGGGAAGCCCGGGGCCTCGCTCTTCGAGGAGCTCGGGATCTACTACATCGGCCCGGTCGACGGCCACAACATTGAAGATCTGGTATACATATTCAACAAGGTCAAGGAAATGCCAGCGCCAGGGCCTGTCCTCATCCACATCATCACTGAGAAGGGAAAAGGCTATCCTCCTGCAGAAGTTGCTGCAGACAAGATGCATGGAGTGGTCAAGTTTGATCCCAAAACTGGGAAACAGATCAAAGCCAAATCTAACACCAAATCCTACACTCAATACTTCGCGGAGTCTCTGGTCGCAGAAGCAGAGGTAGACGACAAGATCGTGGCGATCCACGCAGCAATGGGGGGCGGCACGGGGCTCAACTACTTCCAGAAGCGGTTCCCGGACAGGTGCTTCGACGTGGGGATAGCAGAGCAGCACGCTGTGACGTTCGCAGCCGGGATGGCAACTGAAGGGCTGAAGCCCTTCTGCACCATCTACTCCTCCTTCCTGCAGAGGGGGTACGATCAGGTGGTTCACGACGTAGATCTTCAAAAGCTCCCCGTCCGGTTCATGATGGACCGGGCGGGAGTGGTGGGGGCCGACGGCCCCACCCACTGTGGCGCCTTCGACACCACCTACATGGCCTGCCTGCCCAACATGGTCGTCATGGCGCCCTCCGACGAGCTCGAGCTCATGCACATGATCGCCACCGCCGCCACCATCGACGACCGCCCCAGCTGCGTCAGATATCCCAGGGGAAACGGTATCGGCGCGCCTCTCCCGCCTAACAACAAAGGAACTCCTCTACAGGTACTACGGTATACGGTATAGCATTTTACATAGCTTCTTCATTTAATAGCgttatttaataaatatggttttattattttgtcaATTACAGGTCGGAAAGGGAAGGATTTTAAGGGAAGGGTCCAGAGTTGCCATCCTCGGATTTGGTACTATAGTGCAAAACTGTTTGGCAGCGGCTAACCTTCTTAACGAGCATGGCATGTCTGTCACAGTAGCAGATGCGAGATTTTGTAAGCCACTCGATGGGGAGCTGATCAAGAAGCTAGTGCAGGAGCACGAGGTTCTCATCACTGTTGAAGAGGGATCGATTGGCGGATTCAGCGCACATATCTCTCATTTCTTGTCCCTCAACGGACTTCTAGACGGAAGCCTTAAGGTAAAAACACTGCCATTTACTACGACTCAACTGCCTGGGGACTAATACCGAATATAATTAATtctaatatttttgtttttgggtaTTGCAGTGGAGGCCAATGGTGCTCCCGGACAGGTACATTGATCACGGGGCGCAGACGGATCAAATCGAAGAAGCCGGGCTGAGTCCTAAACACATTGCGGCGACGGTTGTGTCACTGATTGGTGGAGCAAAGGACAGTCTTCATCTAATCAACAACTTGTGATCTTAATTTGGTCCAAGAAGGACATAGAATGGTGCCTGAATGC from Salvia splendens isolate huo1 chromosome 4, SspV2, whole genome shotgun sequence encodes the following:
- the LOC121799424 gene encoding probable 1-deoxy-D-xylulose-5-phosphate synthase 2, chloroplastic, translating into MASSCGVLNSSFLPLLHSDDSSTLLSRSAAALPLKKHKFAVVAALQHDNTSDVVASGDGLARQKTRSLNFTGEKPPTPILDTINYPIHMKNLSVEELERLADELREEIVYSVSKTGGHLSSSLGVSELTVALHHVFNTPDDKIIWDVGHQAYPHKILTGRRSRMHTIRQTFGLAGFPKRDESAHDAFGAGHSSTSISAGLGMAVGRDLLHKDNHVISVIGDGAMTAGQAYEALNNAGFLDSNLIIVLNDNKQVSLPTATIDGPAPPVGALSKALTRLQASRKFRQLREAAKGMTKQMGEQAHEIASKVDTYMKGMMGKPGASLFEELGIYYIGPVDGHNIEDLVYIFNKVKEMPAPGPVLIHIITEKGKGYPPAEVAADKMHGVVKFDPKTGKQIKAKSNTKSYTQYFAESLVAEAEVDDKIVAIHAAMGGGTGLNYFQKRFPDRCFDVGIAEQHAVTFAAGMATEGLKPFCTIYSSFLQRGYDQVVHDVDLQKLPVRFMMDRAGVVGADGPTHCGAFDTTYMACLPNMVVMAPSDELELMHMIATAATIDDRPSCVRYPRGNGIGAPLPPNNKGTPLQVGKGRILREGSRVAILGFGTIVQNCLAAANLLNEHGMSVTVADARFCKPLDGELIKKLVQEHEVLITVEEGSIGGFSAHISHFLSLNGLLDGSLKWRPMVLPDRYIDHGAQTDQIEEAGLSPKHIAATVVSLIGGAKDSLHLINNL